The window TAGACTGTTAAGTCATGAAACTTTCACAAGACTACCAGTTAAAAATTTCCTTTTACTAACTAGGATACTTTTATCATCAAAGGTaacctttctcaacctatttatTTACTCctaaaggaacccctaaaatgttttttaggcCTTTAGCCAATTCCTCAGTCATTAGTGTTATGCTGCTGGAATGCCAAGAATATGTAAGTCAAGTGCTATGCAGGCACtttcaaattggggttcaatCAGCTACAGCTCAAGGAAGCCCTAACATTGTCTTGAGAAACCCAAAGGTTATGAGGAACCCTGACTGAGTATGGCTTATCTAGGGTATTCATTACACATGATGTCAAACCACCGTGAGTCTCtagatgaatacattttaaaaaagtaataggtATCTGACCTTAAAAATTTATAAACCATTACTTCAAAATAAAAACCCTAAACAGGCATTAAAGCACAATTCTGCAACATGGTGACAGAATCCATTTACGCTGCTTTGTTTTGCAGACATTTATCTGCTCCGGAAAGACCTACTTTTTTGAACATCAGATCGGAAAATCTATGTGGTTGTATCTGTGGgtttattcattttcaatgtgTTTGGTAACTCTGAGAAATGCAGGTGACAATGTATGACAATACGACATTTGAAGGCGTAAGGGgttgagagaagaaaaaaaaattgtaaaggaaaTACATAGACATGAAGACACAGATCAAACAAATTCAGTTAAACAGAAAATAGGagagagaatgtaaaaaaatagcaaagtcaaaaaatatttagaaaaaataaacatacgtaaaaaagaaaattatttaaccAGATATTCTTACAAGGTGGCAATGAAGATCCTTctgtattttctgcttttttggctatatgttggtaagtaaaaatgttttgttctatgTCTATTGTCTTTACCAGCCATAATTCAGACACAAAATGGAACTCTAAGAGTATTTGAGATTAATCGATTATTGAGGTGACATTTATTGTGatgtgcaggtaaaaaaaaaagtttgtttatttttcattacacAGCAAGATTAGGATATTTTTCATGTCTATAATTTATTCAGCATATACTAAACTTGGATAATATATATACTGCTAATATATACATGGACTTTTTCGGATGATTAACAGTAGTTGTTGAgttaaagttgcatttttttagatCCAGactactatataaataatttagaaaatcaaattctcagatgttctttaaaaaataaaattttcttcaGGTATATTAATGTATACAGAACTTATTAATGTGCTCGAAGAACAAAAGATACACAAAGACTGCTAAATCTGactttatgtaaatatacaaCACTCAAATCTGCTTTCCTATatggaataaaatgtgtttttgtggtGAGgagttgaaaaaaacatattttttttaatattttgaaattccctcgtttgttttgacagattgcaaaaataaatgttatatatatattaatattatatataaataatatatatatatatatatatatatataatttattttttggtctgtcaaaagaaaaaggagggaatttcaaattaataaaaaaattaatttaataaaatatttaataaaaaatacatattatttatacatttatacatacatttatatatatatatatatatatatatatatattatatatatataattaatgtatgtaatgccaacatatttcacagtctCTAACACATTATATTGATGATTGATGCATGCAGATTagactattgattttttttgcattcgtCCCAACACTTTGATGAATTATTCAcgttatgtatataaaaatatatatatgtattggagtttattttttgttttttaatagcacATATACAAAGTACAGAAAGGCAGTTATGGTCACAGCCCTAAGCAAAGCAAACATTCTTACAACATGTTATCGCTCATACAACATATATGTTATCTCCTGTATTGTATGATCAGTTTACAGATATATTATAAGACTTTCTAAACTACATACTATAGTGATCTGCATACATTTCCCTAAAGGATCACACAAATGCCTACAAATGCACACACACTGCTGGTATGTTTTCACGTTACAGGAAAACAAATCTGACACCCTTGAttgataaattttattttttttattaccagccAAAATTAATGTATTATGACCTTACCTTAGCCATCAAGTTAGGGATACATAAagtattacaataattttaaaccTTAATTTTCCATTGCCTATTGAATGCTAACCTATgcttaaagtatataaaaagcatagtatataaaaagacatttgttacattcttatgtttgtttttttgccaactgtgtctatttataaagctttcaCTTTAAATTCTGCCTTTTAGGCATACCAGGAAGTGAGAGAACAAAACTGCCCTCTtaaacagttgtcaccagaactagTGCCCAGATTTTAAAAACTATCTCCAAACTATTATtgttctgatgacagctcagaatattgtatttttccCAGCTTGGTCCAGATAACCACCATACAACATACAAAGAGATTGGACTCCTAGTGGGTGCAAAAACAGCAATAAGAATGTAACAGGGTGTCTATGCCCTTGgagaaaaataattaataacatagaaattataaaattattatcaaGTAATAAAGAGAAGTCTTGGTTTCTGACACATTTCACtgtatggcttcttcaggggaggttgGGAAATGCATTGGGAACCAGGACTTCTCTTTGCTACCTAATATAGACTACATCCTTTCTCCCAAAAATTAGGGATCtatgttttatgtaattatttgatGGTGCAGCAGATGAACTATGTATAGAAAacttcctgtttttgcttctacctttaataaaaaatcctATGCAATAGTAAACAGATTTTGATTGCCAATACCCCTCTTTTCTTATTTGATACTCTTTTATGAATATGAATTAAGTTTAGGAGTTGGCAGAAATGCATTATTTAACCTAAGGAGGAGTCTTAACCCTGCTTCCCTTTGTTAGTTTTGAAACAAGTCTGATGACATTCAGTTTGGACAACATAAGGAAATAAAGATTCCTTAggtacatacacacgtccaatggttctcatccgataatcgtctcagggccgatatcggatgagaaactggcgtgtgtacagcgcccgtcgtccatcgtcctaaCAACTATCGTGGCAGATCtacagacaatggacgacaaacaatcttAATGAAAGCAatgggggagagtgcacagcagggtgtcgctccgtcgttctcgccccttccctctccatagagcagaacagtgctgtatgtacaccactcgttcatgcatcgtgcagtccttagtcgcggAAAAGGATCGTgataagatcctttccaatgacaattattgcatgtgtgtacccagcctaagactTATATAAGatatctgttcaaatatttaGGCAAAGGTTAAAGTTTGACATGGACTGgtctttcagtattttttttacagaagacaaGGTAGTACCCTGAGATGCCTTATAAAATGACATGTGTGTCTAAATCTTTGACAAAACTACTATTCTAATGGTTTATTCCATAAAGGTTAtatctttttatgattttgtcTGAGTGTAATGGTTCAAAACACTCCCCATGGCTAGGTAAGCTCCTTgagaaaacaattgtttttaagaaaagCATTCGTTTTTAGGTATTCACAAATACACTTAAAACTACAAAAACAGCTGTTAAGTAAGACACAGATCACCATATCAGTGCTGATATAGTGGTTAATGGCTTTGTTCTCCACCATGGTATTGATGATATATCACACAGATGTTATCACACAGGATATTATTCTTTAAAGATAATTACACCCAGCAGCTCTGCATAAAGAATTTTTTTGACATAGTTAAAACCAAGGTTATCTTTGAATTCCTCAAAAATGGCCCCCGGATATCAAATGTTTGTTGGGTTCCAGTGCTACAAGACCTCTATGGCCTGGGATACAAGTTGCAGATTATATTTTCAGAACACCTTctgaatatacagaatgtatCCCCAGCATtcctttttgtgatttttatttatttattttttttacactgcagtGTTCACTTAATTATAACCCAGTGTCTAATATTCATTATGGGGAACAATAATTGACTTAGATGACATTAGCTGGGGATAAGAGGAACCATCTTCTTTACCCAACCATCttctcttaaaaagaaaataagttaaTTTTTACCTCACTTGCTTAAACATGTGAAAAGCAATTTCCTGCTTAACATGAATACCTAATCAGGAATTTCACATCAGTTAGATCATTTACCGATGACTAGTTTATTCAGTAAAGACTACCAACTCCTTTAGTAACTCAGCTTTAATTtatgaattttaaagaaatcctaGCAGTGGAAATTTAGCACACgctaaaatgtttaccttgaatttatattgaaatatattttccaCTATTATCTGGAGAAACAGTTTTGGTTGTCTTAGTGATAATATCTTGTtgttaaagaaccagtgtctgcatatTAGTCAGCTGCCtcccctatttattccctatgtGGGTGCTGCCGATAGAAGCTGCAGGTAGTGTCTCtccagcagttccctggcatgaagaacctcatggccagtgtgaacattaCTGTCTGTTTCTGCCCTGATGACAACTGTCCCCTTTATTTCATGTTCTGGTATCACTGCGATAAAACATAGGGAAAAacatggacagcaaaaaaaagacaaaccctTACAAATAAGGCTGTTTCTTATTTagatgttaaagtggacctagtatcagatatatatttcatgtttcatGCACACACATATTTCATGTCACATGGACACCATGTATAGGAGTGTAGCGCTTATATTTATTACCTCTTCCAAAGATCATGACGCCCACTTGGCAAGGCCtatatctgcttttctctccagaataTTGGTGAAAACTTTGTTCTAGCAAAATAACCATATACAGCAGCCTCTCTTAACCTTTTGAAcattgggaaacccttgaaattacttccAGATCCTAAGTTGAAATGCTATGCATTTGGGCCCCTAACTTCAAATTTGCTCagcaccctgtttttttttactgcactgcactgcaaaaGTGTGAACAATGCCTCGGTGTTAgcttaaagttgttttttttacatctattggTATGAGGATATGTTTCTGAAAACCAGGCCTAAAATAATGCAAGCAGAGGCAAAACTCCATTCACCAATATTTTATGGCCCTTCTTCATCTtagtgatatcaccaaatctcactccaaatctcctgAATCCTGTAGTCCGAGGCTATTTTAAACCTGCATTGCTCAGCTTTGGTCCCAACCTCTCCCGCTTAAGGTACCGGCAATTGGAGAGGTCGGGAACCATTGCCATTGAATAGTTCTGCATGCAGTTATAGCTGCAGCCTTGGCTGTGGCAGATCACGGAGTGGTTTTCAAAAGCAGCATGACTTTTTATGCAGCATGGTTGTTCCTTGTAGATGCGCTCCAGGGTCAAGggtgcagccatgtgcaaatctgTTTATCCATGATGCAGTTGCCTCTACAAGCAGTTTGGCTCTCAAAGTTTCACATGACAGGTCTGAAAAGGCCCTAAAATATACTGCAGCTATGAGGGGTGCTACCAGGAAGTTTCTTGCTATTTTTAGtaacatacacatatatagtatttatatatttatatatatatatatatatatatatgtatatagtatgcAGGGTACTGCTGTACTTAACATTTATCAGAGCATATTGCAATATTCTGTGTTGTCTTGGATTGTCTATTCTATGTTGGCAAACtctgaaaatgcatttttgtacTGACAACCAACCAACTCAgctcagtaaaataaaaaaggatgcaATATCTTATAAGATAATAAATTACCTCAAtatcaataaaattacaaaaaaaaattaattgaatctatttttgttcatgtttcAGATAAATCAGTTGCAGAAGATGCAGATGGAGGTAAGATAGAGTTTTGTGATACCTTTATATCATAGCAGCTGATGTTACATCCAAGCACAGCTATACAATGAGTTTGTGAATTGGTAAATTACCCTTATTAATATAATTGTTGTGAGAATTTGTCTTTAGTTGGGGTTTAAAGTAGAATTATGGTCAATAGCAAAAATGATACAAATTATGCAGCCATTAGCATTAACACAACATGTGTCATAGTTTACTAAGTGTCTGATACGGTTTTCCACCTGCAATTAGATCTACTTTAGTTATCAGAATGTGAGGCCTGTAATgagcgaggaaggagcataggggaaggccgtcatgactgggcaagtcagggggcagatagcttagggttaaaagttttggacGAGAGTGAgcgagaggaaagggaggggggaaggagggggaggaggtttaaggagggacaagagtagttaaaatggggaggaggaagagggaCCCCCTCCTTTCAGAGCGAGACAGCATTCAGGAAAAGTTTGTCtcaccctccctccccttttagtgcttatgtggttggcagtttgggtttttgattgctggtttggctagaagggtgggcggttgaggtcctcggggggagtgtgctggtggcaatattttggttagggttccatctttggtatgggatccttggtttgggttaatggtctggtaaagtgttttggggagggtctgcacaagaaaaggatatattcgttcccgagctgggagtatgggcggctgggagcaactgtctttaaggtgcagaccccaaatggtgtaaagtggtggccttcgaggacctgcaaccagtaagaaagttggggaggcaatatggttaggatgtgttattgtttatctggtacttattctttaattatggtgttattaagttatattggttattttaTGTATGCgtatatttatactgttttattgttatattgttatttatattttattggatattagggttattttggttataattctgttaataaaacgcctacgggccatttaagcaatgcttggagtggtaattcattggtgggggatttggatgtgggggtatttaagGGGGTGGGGGTGTGAGATTGGAAAAAGggggaagggcaagtttgtaaggcgcatctgcacggctatggcttgccacagtcatCAGTCATGACAACACTATTCTATTTGCATTAAAATCACAGTTTTATCCCCTGGGCCCAGAGTAATTTtagaaaatgatatttaaatatgtagTTTCAGGCTGACTCAAGGTGAGCAATAAACAATGTATAGGAAGGCAAATCATATGAATAGGTGCTGACAGTAAGTAACCTGGAAGTGTTTTTTGATTTGACAGAATTCCTGTCTCAGTGGCTGGACAGATTGATTTTGATCCTCATATAAATGTAGagaaagatataaataaataaatatataacattaaataaaaatgtatatacagaatGGTACATGTGTTGACTATACATAATTAccataatacaatacatttcaaCAGCGGGTTTCAAGCAGATTATAATCTCCAAATAAATTGAATTAGATATaacataatttatgtatattcacttgtatttaaatagtgccgaCATATAATGCaggacaaagtccatagtaatatcactagctgtcccccaaagaagctcacaatctaatgttcctaccatagtcatttatcattaaaacaggataaagacacttttttttttttttttttttttttttttaagggaaagacaaataactttattaaacagATTACAAATGTGTATGTGACCTGGAATAGTCACTAAAACCCAATGTGCATAGCATACCATTTGTTTTAActcatattgttttatatgtactatacatatttttatcaGTCTGTAATAATTCCTTTTtgcaaatctgttttatttacaatacagatacactaaaaaaaaacaaatacactgttGATATTAATGGTCTTTCAGTCAAGATTGTTTGTCCTGTGGGTTCAAATAAACTTACAAAAAACAACAGAGAACTTTCTAAAGACGGAAAATATACAAACTATGGATTTTCATCAGATGATAATGGGCTGTATCAATGTGACGATACATTTCTCTACTTACATGCATATGGTAAGTATATCAAGGTTGTCCATGTTTTATTGTCAATACATGCTTTTTGGTCTATTTTCAAAAACTCCAGAGCTGTCTTCAACTCCCAGAACTGGGCAATGATTCCCTAGAAGGTAAtaagcaaaaatttaaaaaaaacaagtttggcCGCAATACTCACCTCCCCACTGATGCTGTCCCCTGCATTATGTCCTTTCCACCAGTAATTATCATAAGAGTTCCGTTGTTAAATGATGCCCTATGAGGGTATCTCCATGCCCCCATGCACTAACACAGAAGCACAGGAGAAGGGGTGAAACAAAACGTGCAAGTCACATGACCTACCTAAAGAGAtttataaatggtatttatattaaaaaaaagcataaagtacACCTGGCGGGCTGACTGGGAAGCAACAGCAGGGTCAAAATTGAGCTTTGTATTTTGTCAGTATGTTTTTAAACACATTCAGCTTAGGTTTACTTATTATTGAGAAGATTTCGGACTCACTTACCAGTTGCACAAAGCTAAGCCAGGCCAGGTGCAAAATGCTAcagtacatttgtatttattattttttactattatatttattacattaggTTTATGCTGAAAATTACAACATTACTTAACCACAAGTTGTAAAATGAAAGATATATAAGTATTGTTTAAAGGGAACTGTTTTGGAAGCTTAAGATGTCCACTTTCAAAAACATCCTATTTATGATGTTTTGTTTTAACTGGAATTCCAATTTATTGCTGAAGACTTGGCAGTGTATATTGTCCTAAACTAACTTTATCCCATCCCTTGCAGTATGTAAATCATGCACAGAGGTTTCCCTTGTTATGGTAATTGGTATCCTGATAGCTGATTGCTTGGTAACACTTGGGGTGTCTCTTCTGGTTTACTTTGGATGCAAAAGAAAACCTGCAAGAAGCAACGAGATCACACCAGGAGGACGAAACCGAGGTAAAATATACCAATAGGCTGACTTTGTATCATCAATTTATCGCTGAAGAGTTGATTGTTTCCTTCTTTATGTGAAGACGCTCGTTCTTCACTTgtgaatttaccatttttttaaatgtgtttatttttgagcattgtaaattataaagattttatgtaacaaagtatatacaggtagtccccaagacatccgacatacagatgactcctagatatgaacaggcttccctgcttgctcgtatgcaggacagaggcttgatggggggcagGGGACAGGGTTgggatttgcatgacttgcagaagaaatcttttgctaaacacacctgaggttgtgggtgatcttttttgcaagctcttgtaactctttaatgacaagacaaactctacagttgtttctttttgcatatcaaagcacagcttactccagaagttaatgaatgtcaagactctataaaggtttttttttgctttgtgattaactcacagtgaggattttatacagtaactgacaccacactgtctaataatatgttaggacaaacatctgtcccaattgcatttaataaaataatttacctgttccgacttacatacatattcaacttaagaacaaacctaaagtatATCGTATGTAACTCGAGGACTACcagtatacacatatataaaattcaaTGTATTAAAATCCa of the Pyxicephalus adspersus chromosome 11, UCB_Pads_2.0, whole genome shotgun sequence genome contains:
- the CD3E gene encoding T-cell surface glycoprotein CD3 epsilon chain: MKILLYFLLFWLYVDKSVAEDADGDTLKKNKYTVDINGLSVKIVCPVGSNKLTKNNRELSKDGKYTNYGFSSDDNGLYQCDDTFLYLHAYVCKSCTEVSLVMVIGILIADCLVTLGVSLLVYFGCKRKPARSNEITPGGRNRGNKERPPPVPHPDYEPLQKGRQVVYDGLNKNY